The Lysobacter gummosus genome includes a region encoding these proteins:
- a CDS encoding trans-aconitate 2-methyltransferase codes for MWDPGKYLDFADLRGRPFFDLTARIGIQRPRRVVDLGCGPGNLTLALAQRWPEARLEASDNSPEMVEAARKAGIAAELIDVREWTPKVDTDVVISNAVLQWVPEHRQLLERWVRELPPGAWIAIQVPGNFDAPSHVLTRELAASAAWAERLREVGLREDDAVDSPKQYAERLASLGCMVDAWETSYVQRLSGDNAVLEWITGTALRPVKAALDAAGWQRFRAELAPMLDRAYPPRGDGTTWFEFRRIFVVARTPGGER; via the coding sequence ATGTGGGATCCCGGCAAATATCTCGACTTCGCCGACCTGCGTGGCCGGCCGTTCTTCGATCTGACCGCGCGCATCGGCATCCAACGTCCGCGCCGCGTGGTCGATCTGGGCTGCGGCCCCGGCAATCTGACGCTCGCGCTGGCGCAGCGCTGGCCCGAGGCGCGACTGGAAGCCAGCGACAACTCGCCGGAGATGGTCGAGGCCGCGCGCAAGGCCGGGATCGCCGCGGAGTTGATCGACGTGCGCGAGTGGACGCCCAAGGTCGATACCGACGTGGTGATCTCCAACGCGGTGCTGCAGTGGGTGCCCGAGCACCGGCAATTGCTGGAACGCTGGGTGCGCGAGTTGCCGCCGGGCGCGTGGATCGCGATCCAGGTGCCGGGCAATTTCGATGCGCCCTCGCATGTGCTCACGCGCGAACTCGCCGCGAGCGCGGCATGGGCCGAGCGACTGCGCGAGGTCGGGCTGCGCGAAGACGACGCGGTCGATTCGCCCAAGCAGTACGCCGAGCGTCTGGCCTCGCTGGGTTGCATGGTCGATGCCTGGGAAACCAGCTACGTGCAGCGCCTGTCGGGCGATAACGCGGTGCTGGAATGGATCACCGGCACCGCGCTGCGGCCGGTCAAGGCGGCGCTGGATGCGGCCGGTTGGCAGCGCTTTCGCGCCGAACTGGCGCCGATGCTGGACCGCGCCTATCCGCCGCGCGGCGACGGCACGACGTGGTTCGAATTCCGCCGCATCTTCGTGGTGGCGCGCACGCCGGGCGGCGAGCGCTGA
- a CDS encoding tetratricopeptide repeat protein produces the protein MLTRMSLLFALSAVAPVLPAAEVTQIVTDLAYKADEYPGSEYRRGVDQASAYVREGRPSAAWNVLQPGMLYCDGKRNTETEIFYSVADKAEERELRDRAPPGTTVTFVDWACPLTYKQAAFLAIDTNEPERARALLDRAEAIAPHWADVLAERAYLTGHQGDWPGALALYRKAQALAQRYSASAQTRALILRGIGYALVEAGDLDGAAQAYRDSLKLDPDSEVGKKELQYIQERKAAADRSD, from the coding sequence ATGCTGACTCGAATGAGCTTGCTGTTCGCGCTGTCGGCCGTAGCGCCGGTGCTGCCGGCCGCGGAGGTCACGCAGATCGTGACCGACCTGGCGTACAAGGCCGACGAATACCCGGGCAGCGAGTATCGCCGCGGCGTCGATCAGGCCTCCGCCTACGTCCGCGAGGGACGGCCCAGCGCGGCCTGGAACGTGCTGCAGCCCGGGATGTTGTACTGCGACGGCAAGCGCAACACCGAGACGGAGATTTTCTACAGCGTCGCCGACAAGGCCGAAGAGCGCGAACTGCGCGATCGGGCGCCGCCCGGGACGACGGTGACCTTCGTCGATTGGGCTTGTCCGTTGACCTACAAGCAGGCGGCGTTCCTGGCGATCGATACGAACGAGCCCGAACGCGCGCGGGCCTTGCTCGACCGCGCCGAGGCGATCGCGCCGCATTGGGCCGATGTCCTGGCCGAACGCGCATATCTGACCGGCCACCAAGGCGACTGGCCGGGCGCATTGGCGCTGTATCGCAAGGCCCAGGCCTTGGCGCAGCGGTATTCGGCTTCGGCGCAGACCCGCGCGTTGATCCTGCGCGGCATCGGCTACGCGCTGGTCGAGGCCGGCGATCTGGATGGCGCGGCGCAGGCGTATCGCGACTCGCTCAAGCTCGATCCGGACAGCGAGGTCGGCAAGAAGGAGCTCCAATACATCCAGGAGAGGAAGGCTGCGGCTGACCGAAGCGATTAA